The Xenopus tropicalis strain Nigerian chromosome 7, UCB_Xtro_10.0, whole genome shotgun sequence genome includes a region encoding these proteins:
- the ap5s1 gene encoding AP-5 complex subunit sigma-1 isoform X1, with protein MHELCLTYMTRKLKINERVPLSDLVPHFGAPLKTAPLLWTAYQRSRMVYGFVIHTVGATLDETPNSSRVLYSKVFNYDMLDQKQNSDEQYLHNERIKRKQRIAIVARQAESMCLLSRQASGRPASDFIVHPTDEPIYLLEEDVGVFSLPPGDVFTSEKIVLWVSVFSLGFSLICDSQENLTLAECTLRTVVKYLVDSLKLLTNSSNVVLKADKIEMSLDKFMPHGQLLFLNHQATQALEKELSNSMPL; from the exons ATGCATGAATTGTGCTTGACTTATATGACAAGGAAATTGAAAATCAATGAGAGGGTCCCTCTCTCTGACCTTGTCCCCCATTTTGGTGCTCCTCTGAAAACTGCTCCTCTACTTTGGACTGCTTACCAGC GATCCAGGATGGTTTATGGCTTTGTTATTCACACTGTGGGCGCGACTTTGGATGAAACTCCAAATTCTAGCAGAGTGCTGTATTCTAAAGTTTTCAACTATGATATGCTCGATCAGAAGCAGAACTCAGATGAACAGTACTTGCACAACGAGAGGATAAAACGTAAACAACGTATAGCCATAGTCGCAAG ACAAGCAGAGTCAATGTGCCTTCTCAGCCGTCAGGCATCTGGACGGCCAGCCAGCGACTTTATTGTCCATCCAACAGATGAGCCCATATATCTATTGGAGGAGGATGTTGGAGTCTTTAGCCTTCCTCCAGGAGATGTATTCACCAGTGAGAAGATTGTCCTATGGGTCTCTGTGTTTTCTCTTGGATTTTCTCTAATTTGCGATTCACAGGAGAACCTCACTTTGGCTGAATGCACTTTGAGGACAGTTGTAAAATACCTTGTAGATTCTTTGAAGTTGTTGACAAACAGTAGCAATGTTGTACTAAAAGCAGATAAAATTGAAATGAGCCTCGACAAATTCATGCCACACGGACAATTGCTGTTCCTTAATCATCAGGCTACGCAGGCTTTAGAAAAGGAACTCAGCAACAGTATGCCACTGTAG
- the ap5s1 gene encoding AP-5 complex subunit sigma-1 isoform X2: MVVGGLSLCVLGAAKGRSRMVYGFVIHTVGATLDETPNSSRVLYSKVFNYDMLDQKQNSDEQYLHNERIKRKQRIAIVARQAESMCLLSRQASGRPASDFIVHPTDEPIYLLEEDVGVFSLPPGDVFTSEKIVLWVSVFSLGFSLICDSQENLTLAECTLRTVVKYLVDSLKLLTNSSNVVLKADKIEMSLDKFMPHGQLLFLNHQATQALEKELSNSMPL; the protein is encoded by the exons GATCCAGGATGGTTTATGGCTTTGTTATTCACACTGTGGGCGCGACTTTGGATGAAACTCCAAATTCTAGCAGAGTGCTGTATTCTAAAGTTTTCAACTATGATATGCTCGATCAGAAGCAGAACTCAGATGAACAGTACTTGCACAACGAGAGGATAAAACGTAAACAACGTATAGCCATAGTCGCAAG ACAAGCAGAGTCAATGTGCCTTCTCAGCCGTCAGGCATCTGGACGGCCAGCCAGCGACTTTATTGTCCATCCAACAGATGAGCCCATATATCTATTGGAGGAGGATGTTGGAGTCTTTAGCCTTCCTCCAGGAGATGTATTCACCAGTGAGAAGATTGTCCTATGGGTCTCTGTGTTTTCTCTTGGATTTTCTCTAATTTGCGATTCACAGGAGAACCTCACTTTGGCTGAATGCACTTTGAGGACAGTTGTAAAATACCTTGTAGATTCTTTGAAGTTGTTGACAAACAGTAGCAATGTTGTACTAAAAGCAGATAAAATTGAAATGAGCCTCGACAAATTCATGCCACACGGACAATTGCTGTTCCTTAATCATCAGGCTACGCAGGCTTTAGAAAAGGAACTCAGCAACAGTATGCCACTGTAG
- the ap5s1 gene encoding AP-5 complex subunit sigma-1: protein MVYGFVIHTVGATLDETPNSSRVLYSKVFNYDMLDQKQNSDEQYLHNERIKRKQRIAIVARQAESMCLLSRQASGRPASDFIVHPTDEPIYLLEEDVGVFSLPPGDVFTSEKIVLWVSVFSLGFSLICDSQENLTLAECTLRTVVKYLVDSLKLLTNSSNVVLKADKIEMSLDKFMPHGQLLFLNHQATQALEKELSNSMPL, encoded by the exons ATGGTTTATGGCTTTGTTATTCACACTGTGGGCGCGACTTTGGATGAAACTCCAAATTCTAGCAGAGTGCTGTATTCTAAAGTTTTCAACTATGATATGCTCGATCAGAAGCAGAACTCAGATGAACAGTACTTGCACAACGAGAGGATAAAACGTAAACAACGTATAGCCATAGTCGCAAG ACAAGCAGAGTCAATGTGCCTTCTCAGCCGTCAGGCATCTGGACGGCCAGCCAGCGACTTTATTGTCCATCCAACAGATGAGCCCATATATCTATTGGAGGAGGATGTTGGAGTCTTTAGCCTTCCTCCAGGAGATGTATTCACCAGTGAGAAGATTGTCCTATGGGTCTCTGTGTTTTCTCTTGGATTTTCTCTAATTTGCGATTCACAGGAGAACCTCACTTTGGCTGAATGCACTTTGAGGACAGTTGTAAAATACCTTGTAGATTCTTTGAAGTTGTTGACAAACAGTAGCAATGTTGTACTAAAAGCAGATAAAATTGAAATGAGCCTCGACAAATTCATGCCACACGGACAATTGCTGTTCCTTAATCATCAGGCTACGCAGGCTTTAGAAAAGGAACTCAGCAACAGTATGCCACTGTAG
- the ctnnbip1 gene encoding beta-catenin-interacting protein 1, whose translation MNRDGAPGKSPEEMYIQQKVRVLLMLRKMGSNLTPSEEAFLRSYAGVVNSQLSQLPQHSLDQGAEDVVMAFSRSETEDRRQ comes from the exons ATGAATCGAGACGGAGCCCCCGGGAAGAGTCCGGAAGAAATGTACATTCAGCAGAAGGTGCGAGTCCTTCTCATGCTGCGGAAAATGGGTTCCAAT CTCACTCCAAGTGAAGAGGCATTTCTGCGCTCATATGCAGGAGTGGTAAATAGTCAGCTTAGCCAGCTGCCACAGCACTCTCTTGATCAAG GTGCTGAGGATGTGGTTATGGCATTTTCTAGATCAGAAACAGAAGATCGAAGGCAGTAA